A genomic window from Helicobacter suis HS1 includes:
- the fliE gene encoding flagellar hook-basal body complex protein FliE, with the protein MKTLYTDIGLNKAGTPLDSKVHENLVERGEFSQMLKQSIDELNNTQMQSDKALADMATGQVKDLHQAAIAIGKAETSMKLMLEVRNKAISAYKELLRTQI; encoded by the coding sequence ATGAAGACTTTATACACAGATATAGGGTTAAATAAAGCAGGTACTCCTTTAGATTCAAAGGTGCATGAGAATCTAGTGGAGAGAGGAGAGTTCTCTCAGATGCTCAAGCAATCTATTGACGAACTCAACAATACCCAGATGCAATCAGATAAAGCTTTAGCAGATATGGCAACAGGTCAGGTTAAAGATTTGCACCAAGCGGCCATTGCCATTGGTAAGGCTGAAACAAGCATGAAATTAATGCTAGAAGTGCGCAATAAAGCTATCAGTGCCTACAAAGAATTACTAAGAACGCAAATTTAG
- a CDS encoding peptidoglycan D,D-transpeptidase FtsI family protein, whose amino-acid sequence MQEFASKSLNSNKDPSHLKYDSEHGRTERLLMIFAVVGGCFVLFVVVMLFKALLPRKMPALIITKTDIATRGRIFSQDGFSLASSQKLFKVSFNTLSVDPNKKDFFIDLLSIYTNIPKSVIASKFSQNGFVTLSYNVSANTAASLRQLNAKFLAYNVFQEYEDQNRKIMPKIGLSIEVSGIARNYLYKDNFEPLVGYVKKVDISNITSIQGVKGIEKFKNGVLASKHDGKDTGKRDLGFNLIEDKTFKSIPRMDGSDLILSIPLKIQRELEKILDTAKARYKSHQIIAGIYLPQNGEILTLATTNRFNPNNIQKNDYPFLNVDAVELSFEPGSTIKPIVYSLLIDKKRIDTSQPIDLNHGSYKLGKYTVKDDIVPPKHTTIEDVLIRSSNVGMIKLSKRLSGQELHTGLKSFGLSESTGIDLPYEKTGLIPSVRLLNTEVYKGSASYGYGLRTTFLQLIRAYGVFANAGVITTPHLIKQVRAINGDIYIPNPPIKRQVISPESALKMQKLLIKVVREGTGKSAQVEGLIIGGKTGTARTASKGKYTEAYNSSFFGFVKDKENTYVIGVVVFGSLGSEEYYSSQTAAPIFKQIVQMLVAHQYLTPSKILSTPPQIHTPNRLHTKRPPWVKEY is encoded by the coding sequence ATGCAAGAGTTTGCGTCTAAATCCCTTAATTCAAACAAAGACCCCTCCCACCTAAAATACGACTCAGAACACGGACGCACCGAGCGTTTGCTCATGATTTTTGCCGTTGTGGGAGGGTGTTTTGTTCTTTTTGTAGTGGTGATGTTATTTAAAGCCTTGTTGCCTAGGAAAATGCCGGCTTTAATCATCACCAAAACAGACATCGCCACTAGAGGGCGGATTTTTAGCCAAGATGGTTTTAGCCTAGCTAGTAGCCAAAAACTTTTCAAAGTGAGTTTTAACACCCTCTCAGTTGATCCAAATAAAAAAGATTTTTTTATTGATTTATTATCAATCTATACCAATATCCCTAAAAGCGTCATCGCCAGCAAGTTTTCCCAAAATGGATTTGTTACTCTCTCTTATAATGTCAGTGCTAATACGGCTGCTAGTTTAAGGCAATTAAATGCCAAATTTTTGGCCTATAATGTTTTCCAAGAATATGAAGATCAAAATAGAAAAATCATGCCTAAAATTGGCCTTAGCATTGAGGTAAGCGGGATTGCGCGCAATTATCTTTATAAAGATAATTTTGAACCCTTAGTGGGGTATGTTAAAAAAGTTGATATTTCTAACATCACTTCTATACAGGGAGTAAAAGGGATTGAGAAGTTTAAAAATGGCGTGTTAGCCTCTAAACATGATGGCAAGGATACGGGTAAACGCGATTTAGGGTTTAATCTCATTGAAGATAAGACTTTTAAAAGTATACCCCGCATGGATGGATCGGATCTCATTTTAAGCATTCCTTTAAAAATCCAAAGAGAGTTAGAAAAGATTTTAGATACCGCTAAGGCGCGCTACAAGTCCCACCAAATCATCGCAGGGATTTATCTCCCCCAAAATGGCGAGATACTCACCCTAGCCACCACAAATCGTTTTAACCCTAATAATATCCAAAAAAATGATTACCCCTTTTTAAATGTAGATGCGGTGGAATTATCCTTTGAGCCGGGCAGTACCATTAAGCCCATTGTTTACTCGCTTTTAATTGATAAAAAGCGCATTGATACTAGCCAGCCAATTGATCTCAACCACGGGTCTTATAAGCTAGGTAAATATACAGTTAAAGATGATATTGTCCCTCCTAAACACACTACAATTGAAGATGTTTTGATTCGCTCAAGCAATGTAGGCATGATCAAACTTTCTAAGCGCCTTAGTGGTCAAGAACTCCATACAGGCCTTAAGAGTTTTGGCCTTTCAGAGTCTACGGGGATTGATTTACCCTATGAAAAAACAGGGCTTATTCCTAGTGTCCGTCTACTCAATACCGAAGTTTATAAAGGTAGCGCCTCTTATGGTTATGGTTTGCGCACCACATTTTTACAATTAATCCGCGCATACGGGGTTTTTGCTAATGCAGGGGTGATCACCACCCCACATTTAATCAAACAAGTACGCGCCATTAATGGAGATATTTATATCCCAAACCCCCCTATTAAACGGCAGGTCATTAGCCCTGAAAGTGCGTTAAAAATGCAAAAATTACTTATTAAAGTTGTTAGAGAAGGAACAGGTAAAAGCGCTCAAGTTGAGGGGCTTATTATTGGTGGTAAAACAGGTACGGCTAGAACAGCTAGCAAGGGTAAGTATACAGAGGCCTATAATAGTTCTTTTTTTGGATTTGTCAAAGATAAAGAGAACACTTATGTTATCGGGGTGGTGGTTTTTGGATCGTTAGGGAGTGAGGAATATTATAGTAGCCAAACAGCAGCCCCGATTTTTAAACAAATTGTACAAATGCTAGTAGCCCATCAGTATCTAACCCCTTCTAAGATTTTAAGTACGCCTCCACAAATCCACACCCCTAATCGCCTCCACACAAAACGCCCTCCATGGGTTAAAGAATATTAA
- the flgB gene encoding flagellar basal body rod protein FlgB produces the protein MNLSKAYPLVYEAMDYRSLRQDLIASNIANVDTPFYRPRDVDFETMLAHKKAEVFDHKKDQILQLAKTNKRHLSPGLSESQKATLFFRDGHLAKNDGNSVDLDIETSEMGKNSTMYLALTTALKKHRGIVNYAIDAAKNI, from the coding sequence ATGAACTTGTCAAAGGCTTATCCGTTAGTTTATGAAGCGATGGATTATCGCTCTTTGCGCCAAGATTTGATCGCAAGCAATATTGCTAATGTAGACACTCCCTTTTATCGCCCTAGAGATGTAGATTTTGAGACTATGTTAGCCCACAAAAAAGCGGAAGTTTTTGATCATAAAAAAGATCAGATTTTGCAGTTAGCTAAAACAAATAAGAGGCATTTAAGCCCGGGATTATCTGAAAGCCAAAAAGCCACGCTTTTTTTTAGGGATGGGCACTTGGCAAAGAATGACGGTAATAGCGTAGATCTAGACATTGAAACCTCTGAGATGGGTAAAAATAGCACGATGTATTTAGCGCTAACAACAGCCCTTAAAAAACATAGAGGGATTGTTAACTACGCCATTGATGCGGCAAAAAACATTTAA
- a CDS encoding tRNA pseudouridine(13) synthase TruD, with protein sequence MTLKKQKSVHFDHKPSRAIISAMQNLTAPFFPLKPPKRFFASTHAPISFYFKKCSRDFSVQEEPLYPFSGQGDHAILKVRKKDLSTLEMLSLLAGVSGAKIKEFGYAGLKDKQAMSIQYLSLPKRYACILEKHASTLLDRGVKILDITAHNHKIRLGHLKGNFFSMRLKKLSPLDAKKIEQILPFLKTYGFPNYFGLQRFGKSGDNFKQPATRSKKLQAFFLSSYQSHLFNHWLSMRMHLNTLLRHFNPKEIQATFNFLSLEQLKSLGDQEHYFKLLPGDILCHYPFGKYFTHCDLANSKRLLTKQIVPTGLLTGQKVPHAQELAHVLEQPYIHTLKARGDRRFALVFPDALEFVYLPKEAQAQLCFFLPKGAYATIFLEEVAGQTLFEA encoded by the coding sequence ATAACTCTTAAGAAGCAAAAATCAGTCCACTTTGATCACAAGCCTTCCCGTGCTATAATCTCTGCCATGCAGAATTTAACAGCTCCCTTTTTCCCCCTCAAACCTCCTAAGCGCTTTTTTGCCTCCACCCACGCCCCAATTTCTTTTTACTTTAAAAAGTGTTCTAGAGATTTTAGCGTGCAAGAAGAGCCGCTGTATCCTTTCAGTGGGCAGGGTGATCATGCCATACTCAAGGTACGCAAAAAAGATTTAAGTACTCTAGAAATGCTTTCTTTGCTTGCGGGGGTGAGTGGGGCTAAGATCAAAGAGTTTGGCTATGCTGGGCTTAAAGATAAACAGGCAATGAGCATACAATATCTTTCTTTGCCCAAACGCTACGCCTGTATTTTAGAAAAACATGCCTCTACTTTGCTGGATCGAGGGGTTAAAATTTTAGACATCACAGCCCATAACCATAAAATCCGTTTAGGCCATCTTAAGGGTAATTTCTTTTCCATGCGCCTTAAAAAACTTAGCCCATTAGATGCTAAAAAAATAGAGCAAATACTCCCCTTTTTAAAAACTTATGGCTTTCCTAATTATTTTGGTTTGCAACGCTTTGGCAAAAGTGGGGATAATTTCAAGCAACCCGCCACGCGTTCTAAAAAGTTGCAAGCCTTTTTTCTCTCTAGCTATCAAAGCCACCTTTTTAACCATTGGCTGAGTATGCGCATGCATCTTAATACCCTCTTGCGCCATTTTAACCCCAAAGAAATACAAGCTACATTTAATTTTCTAAGCCTAGAGCAATTAAAGAGTTTAGGCGATCAAGAACACTATTTTAAATTATTGCCGGGTGATATTTTATGCCATTATCCTTTTGGGAAATATTTCACGCATTGTGATCTAGCCAACTCTAAACGCCTACTTACTAAGCAAATTGTCCCTACAGGTTTACTTACAGGGCAAAAAGTGCCCCACGCCCAAGAATTAGCCCATGTTTTAGAACAACCCTATATCCACACGCTTAAAGCAAGGGGCGATCGCCGTTTTGCTTTGGTTTTTCCGGACGCGCTGGAATTTGTGTATTTGCCTAAAGAAGCGCAAGCCCAGCTTTGCTTTTTTCTACCAAAGGGGGCATATGCTACGATCTTTTTAGAAGAAGTTGCCGGCCAAACTCTTTTTGAGGCTTGA
- a CDS encoding FUSC family protein, giving the protein MDIFNRLKRAVHLYDPGYFSLIYALRTTLTTFLCAGLGAFFFGYSITIWAGFQAVFLYFSSLLISDKEHEIYYLLVFIGVSCFNALIFYPMAHFGAWLCVPITITTFLVGMAMAYSLDLYRVCNAALSNGLVTCLYVDANAPLDLTQTLLMISVLGCLSLVIQHFIVTKYGYFVKKRFSTLLSSMELMLQYINSPTEYTHIKTQVLSQIHNTKVILTSRSSRIKNPHTIQNLQRALFQLHALEEIYHSIHSIGGYLGTLEPVCQEIILNLQTLSGIFTKQHIEIQKTALNNLSPQLDKVVRHSIAIIYNKMEIFLLGGEEQVAPINPEYKPTFKNVLKAFNIKNAIFQYASKYAIAMGIAVFIARYFGFNHGMWIAMATLLISRSSLGSIREAQLEFVMGSCIGLVLGLLVVGLFDGSVIFYGFLVIGVFLFIYLKVYSYATWSAALMFAFILCFSLLTHDFMGMVVSRVVDLLIGIGIVYVIFLFIWPKYDKDEFIQHTRHLVTTLRCLLEAYSDATQVLHLQNTFLRQLDAFRLCLKNARTEISEPNTLKSLFRGLKAVDILDTCSYRLYDYCLNIKLSKDKQLLLDNNTQILLGRYLQMLNYLNNKPHYFKAKEGNRLLKIDSELDALLRTMFFAQNKLFREIMYVFKY; this is encoded by the coding sequence ATGGATATTTTTAACCGCCTCAAACGCGCGGTTCATCTTTATGATCCGGGCTACTTTAGTTTAATCTATGCTCTTAGAACCACCCTAACAACCTTTTTATGTGCCGGTTTAGGGGCTTTTTTCTTTGGCTATTCTATTACAATTTGGGCGGGTTTTCAGGCCGTTTTTTTATATTTCTCAAGCTTACTTATCAGTGATAAAGAACATGAAATTTATTATCTACTCGTCTTTATTGGAGTGAGCTGTTTTAATGCTTTGATCTTTTATCCTATGGCTCATTTTGGGGCATGGTTATGCGTGCCGATTACAATCACCACCTTTTTAGTGGGCATGGCTATGGCTTATAGCTTAGATTTATATAGAGTGTGCAATGCCGCCCTTTCTAATGGTCTAGTTACTTGCCTTTATGTAGATGCTAATGCCCCTCTTGATCTCACACAAACTTTACTCATGATTTCTGTCTTAGGCTGTCTAAGTCTTGTAATACAACACTTTATCGTTACCAAATACGGCTATTTTGTCAAAAAGCGTTTTTCTACTCTGCTCTCTAGTATGGAATTGATGCTTCAATACATCAATAGCCCCACAGAATACACCCACATTAAAACACAAGTGTTAAGCCAGATTCATAACACCAAAGTGATTTTAACCTCGCGCTCAAGCCGCATTAAAAATCCACACACCATTCAAAATCTCCAACGCGCCCTTTTCCAACTACACGCCTTAGAAGAGATTTATCATTCTATCCACTCTATTGGTGGTTATTTAGGTACTTTAGAACCTGTATGCCAAGAGATCATCTTGAATTTACAAACTCTATCCGGGATTTTTACAAAACAGCACATAGAAATACAAAAAACAGCGCTCAATAATCTTAGCCCGCAACTAGATAAAGTGGTGCGCCACTCCATTGCTATTATTTATAATAAAATGGAAATCTTTTTACTAGGAGGAGAGGAACAAGTAGCCCCTATCAATCCTGAATACAAACCCACTTTTAAAAATGTACTCAAAGCCTTTAATATTAAAAATGCCATTTTCCAATATGCCTCTAAATACGCTATAGCTATGGGTATTGCCGTTTTCATTGCCCGCTATTTTGGGTTTAACCATGGCATGTGGATTGCTATGGCGACCTTGTTAATTTCTCGCTCCAGTTTAGGCAGTATCAGAGAAGCCCAATTAGAATTTGTGATGGGTTCTTGTATTGGATTAGTACTTGGCTTATTGGTGGTGGGATTATTTGATGGAAGTGTTATTTTTTATGGCTTTTTAGTCATAGGTGTTTTTTTATTCATTTATTTAAAAGTCTACTCTTATGCCACTTGGTCAGCAGCTTTGATGTTTGCCTTCATTCTTTGCTTTTCACTCCTAACCCATGATTTTATGGGCATGGTGGTTTCTCGTGTTGTGGATTTATTAATCGGTATTGGGATTGTTTATGTGATTTTTTTATTTATATGGCCTAAATACGATAAAGATGAATTTATCCAACATACACGCCACTTAGTAACCACTTTGCGCTGTCTTTTGGAGGCATACAGCGATGCAACACAAGTTTTGCATCTCCAAAATACTTTCTTAAGACAGCTAGATGCCTTTAGACTTTGTTTGAAAAATGCCCGTACCGAAATTTCTGAACCCAACACTTTAAAATCTCTCTTTAGAGGATTAAAAGCTGTGGATATTTTAGATACCTGTAGTTATCGTCTGTATGATTATTGCCTAAATATCAAGCTTTCAAAAGATAAACAACTTTTACTGGATAACAACACCCAAATTTTACTAGGACGCTATTTACAAATGCTAAACTATCTTAACAATAAGCCCCACTACTTCAAGGCCAAAGAGGGTAACCGTCTGCTTAAAATTGATAGCGAATTAGACGCGCTTTTAAGGACCATGTTCTTTGCCCAAAATAAACTTTTTAGAGAGATTATGTATGTCTTTAAATATTAA
- the flgC gene encoding flagellar basal body rod protein FlgC, producing MFLSSFDISGYGLSAQRVRANLISSNIANANTTRTDEGGPYRRQEAVFKSFDFNKVLNEKLAKNNDLMEYEDPLDESDEIEKPNPPIMGVYIEKIVRDDKAPLLKYDPSHPDADANGYVSYPNVNPVVEMADLIEATRAYQANVAAFQSTKNMAANAIGMLQA from the coding sequence ATGTTTTTATCTAGTTTTGATATTAGCGGGTATGGGTTATCCGCCCAAAGGGTGCGTGCTAATCTAATCTCTTCTAATATTGCTAATGCTAACACAACCCGTACAGATGAGGGGGGTCCTTATCGCCGCCAAGAGGCCGTTTTTAAATCTTTTGATTTTAATAAAGTCTTGAATGAAAAATTGGCAAAAAATAATGATTTAATGGAATATGAAGATCCACTTGATGAAAGCGATGAAATTGAAAAACCTAACCCTCCCATCATGGGTGTTTACATTGAAAAAATCGTGCGCGATGATAAAGCCCCGCTTTTAAAATACGATCCTAGCCATCCAGATGCCGATGCTAACGGGTATGTTTCCTATCCTAATGTTAATCCTGTTGTAGAAATGGCAGATCTTATTGAGGCCACGCGTGCTTATCAGGCCAATGTAGCGGCTTTCCAGAGTACAAAAAATATGGCGGCTAATGCCATTGGCATGCTACAAGCTTAA
- the folE gene encoding GTP cyclohydrolase I FolE, which yields MTQDLWNLLCARIGEDPQREGLKNTPQRVKLLWEFLTSGYQSDPEQILQSAFEIGSTDGIVLLQNIEFYSLCEHHLLPFFGHISIGYIPNDKVVGLSALARFVESFARRLQIQERLTTQIAQTLKRVLEPKGVGVICTAKHLCMAMQGIQKQDSVVKTSVLEGIFKENARTRAEFMQMLSGLV from the coding sequence TTGACACAAGATTTATGGAATTTATTATGCGCACGCATTGGCGAAGACCCCCAAAGAGAGGGGCTAAAAAACACCCCACAGCGGGTTAAACTTTTATGGGAATTTTTAACCTCTGGTTATCAAAGTGATCCTGAGCAAATTTTACAAAGTGCTTTTGAGATTGGGAGTACTGACGGGATTGTTTTACTCCAAAATATTGAATTTTATAGTTTGTGTGAGCACCATTTATTACCCTTTTTTGGGCATATCAGTATAGGGTATATCCCTAATGATAAGGTGGTGGGGCTAAGTGCTTTAGCTAGATTTGTAGAGAGTTTTGCTAGAAGGCTTCAGATTCAAGAGCGTTTAACCACCCAGATTGCCCAAACCCTTAAACGCGTATTAGAGCCTAAGGGAGTGGGGGTAATTTGCACGGCTAAACACCTATGCATGGCCATGCAAGGCATTCAAAAACAAGATAGTGTGGTTAAAACTAGCGTACTAGAGGGGATTTTTAAGGAAAATGCGCGCACAAGGGCTGAGTTTATGCAAATGCTTAGCGGGCTTGTTTAG
- a CDS encoding FtsW/RodA/SpoVE family cell cycle protein produces the protein MAYRHLFTCASILMILSVLLSYSLSTYTTLIYHYQEFHFFLRQLVATIIGIILMWGISWLDPNKWFSKLGFTLFLGSFFLMFIMNFLPESLSSSAGGAKRWIRLPFFSLAPTEFFKVGFIFFLSWSLSRTFFNQEKSSVKEEMAILIPYLVLFLVAAFLIGVLQNDLGQVILLAMVLGFLLIFSGGSFKLFRVFLSIAVVIGVVAITTSEHRILRMKLWWSNLQNSLLSILPSKIASSLKIEHLPEPYQIYHASNAIKHGAILGQGLGEGVIKLGFLSEVHTDMVLAGMAEELGFISILACVGLTLIILHAMFKITNRLDNPKHMLFCLGVALLIGFSFIINAFGVSGIIPIKGIAVPFLSYGGSSLLANSLALGLVLSLSKQAR, from the coding sequence ATGGCATACCGGCATTTGTTTACCTGCGCTAGTATTTTGATGATTTTAAGCGTACTTTTGAGTTATTCGCTTTCAACCTACACAACTTTAATTTACCATTATCAAGAATTCCATTTTTTCTTACGCCAATTAGTTGCCACGATCATAGGGATTATTCTGATGTGGGGGATTTCATGGCTTGATCCGAATAAATGGTTTAGTAAATTAGGCTTTACCCTCTTCTTAGGGTCTTTTTTTTTGATGTTTATCATGAACTTCTTACCTGAAAGTTTGTCTAGTAGCGCAGGAGGGGCTAAGCGCTGGATTCGCCTCCCTTTCTTTTCACTAGCCCCTACCGAGTTTTTCAAAGTGGGCTTTATCTTTTTTTTATCTTGGAGTCTTTCGCGTACCTTTTTTAACCAAGAAAAATCTAGCGTCAAAGAGGAAATGGCAATTCTCATTCCCTATCTTGTCTTATTTTTAGTGGCAGCCTTTCTCATTGGTGTTTTACAAAACGACTTAGGGCAGGTGATTTTATTAGCAATGGTGTTGGGGTTTTTGCTTATCTTTTCTGGCGGGAGTTTTAAACTCTTTAGAGTGTTTTTAAGTATTGCAGTTGTGATCGGAGTGGTGGCCATTACAACTAGCGAACACCGGATTTTACGCATGAAATTATGGTGGTCTAATTTACAAAATTCTTTGTTATCCATTTTGCCCTCTAAAATTGCTAGTAGCCTAAAAATTGAGCATCTACCCGAGCCCTACCAGATTTATCATGCCAGCAATGCCATTAAGCATGGCGCAATATTAGGGCAGGGGCTTGGAGAGGGGGTGATTAAGCTAGGTTTTTTAAGCGAGGTACATACAGATATGGTATTAGCAGGCATGGCGGAGGAATTAGGCTTTATCTCTATTTTGGCATGTGTAGGGCTGACTTTAATTATTTTGCATGCCATGTTTAAAATCACTAATCGCCTAGATAATCCCAAACACATGCTTTTTTGTTTAGGGGTGGCTTTACTCATTGGTTTTTCTTTTATCATTAATGCCTTTGGGGTGAGTGGGATCATTCCTATTAAAGGAATTGCCGTTCCTTTTTTAAGTTATGGGGGGAGTTCTTTACTAGCTAATTCTTTGGCTTTAGGATTGGTGCTTAGCCTTTCTAAACAAGCCCGCTAA